A genomic stretch from Tenrec ecaudatus isolate mTenEca1 chromosome X, mTenEca1.hap1, whole genome shotgun sequence includes:
- the LOC142433757 gene encoding melanoma-associated antigen B16-like, with product MPVKKKSPRLSLEQPLPVSTEGLDKTDQVLPELLEEGSSSSSAPTPSIGDKATEKSSLKETAAAETSNVQMPSTSPSLQSESDVSSSTEDADEDSSDEDSDGLTQQDIENLSVSPIRVKESLLANYLLLKYQSKEPVTLEDMLNTVINEYKDKFPEILQKARECLQMVFGLEVKEVDTINHCYIVCMTLGLTYDGLLREVEGMPKTGILIIVLGVIFLNNNSATEKQVWEVLNTMGIYAGQKHFICGNPEDFITRELVQQKYVAYRQLPNTHPPRYKFAWGPRAYAEINKLELLQVLLKAYAHSPSSFPVSFVVALQVEKERAQGLAAASFDDSATPLSLESSGATSGSCFQPQ from the coding sequence ATGCCTGTTAAAAAAAAGAGCCCTCGCTTAAGTCTTGAGCAACCCCTCCCTGTGTCCACGGAAGGCCTGGACAAAACCGATCAAGTGTTACCTGAGCTTTTGGAGGAaggctcttcttcctcctcagCGCCAACTCCCAGCATCGGAGACAAGGCCACAGAGAAGTCTTCTCTGAAGGAGACCGCCGCCGCGGAGACTTCTAATGTCCAGATGCCCAGTACTTCCCCGAGTCTTCAGAGTGAGAGTGATGTGTCCTCGTCCACTGAAGACGCCGATGAAGACAGCTCTGATGAAGACAGTGACGGCCTGACACAGCAAGATATTGAAAACCTGTCTGTATCACCTATCAGAGTGAAAGAGTCTTTATTGGCGAACTATCTGCTGCTCAAGTATCAAAGTAAAGAGCCAGTCACCCTAGAAGACATGCTGAATACTGTCATCAATGAGTACAAAGATAAATTCCCTGAGATCCTGCAGAAAGCCAGGGAATGCCTGCAGATGGTTTTTGGCCTTGAAGTGAAGGAAGTTGACACCATCAACCACTGTTACATCGTCTGCATGACACTAGGCCTCACCTATGACGGCTTGCTGAGGGAAGTAGAAGGCATGCCAAAGACTGGCATCCTGATTATTGTCTTGGGTGTGATCTTCCTCAACAACAACAGTGCCACGGAAAAACAAGTCTGGGAGGTGCTGAATACGATGGGCATCTATGCTGGGCAGAAGCACTTCATCTGTGGGAATCCAGAGGATTTCATCACCAGAGAGTTGGTTCAGCAAAAATACGTGGCATATCGACAGCTGCCTAACACTCACCCTCCACGTTACAAGTTTGCGTGGGGTCCAAGAGCCTATGCCGAAATCAACAAGCTGGAGCTCCTCCAGGTTTTGTTAAAAGCTTATGCCCATAGCCCAAGTTCTTTCCCTGTTTCGTTTGTAGTGGCTCTGCAAGTGGAGAAAGAGCGAGCCCAAGGTCTAGCTGCCGCCAGCTTTGACGATAGTGCTACCCCCCTGTCCTTGGAGAGTTCTGGTGCCACTTCTGGCAGCTGCTTCCAACCCCAGTGA